Part of the Candidatus Zixiibacteriota bacterium genome, AACGACCGGAAAGCTCGCCGGCTCCCCGCCGGAGCTTTCCGGCATCCCCGCTCCGCTTTGCCGCCCGTCCGGTCGCGGCGCGTTCCAGCGCAGGTACAAGAACGGGATCGCCAGCCCCGCCACGAAAGCAGCGGCGGCGATCAGCGCCGTCCCGCGCGGCGATCGTGTCAGTTCTTTTTTTCCCACAGCCGCGTGAAAGCCTTGCGGTACTCTTCGGCCAGGGCGCCGGCGTTGCGGAACATCAGCAGGTTTTCCTCGTTAAACCGGTCGGCCGCGTACGTCCAGTTGTACGATCCGGTAAAGACGATGCTGCGATCGACGATCGCGAACTTCTGGTGCATCAGCCCTGCCTCCCCTTCGGCGCCGTCGCTTCTCGCTCCGGACACGCGGCGCACCGCCACCCTCTGACTCTCCAGGAATCTGCCCCTGGATCGCTCGTTGGCGGTGTCGAACTCCCGGTCGATGACGACCTGGACGTTCACCCCCCGCCGCTTTGCGCGCACCACGGCGTCCGCCAGCTCCTGGCTGGTGAAAGCGTACACCGCGATCAGCAGCTCTGTTTTCGCCCGATCGACCTCGCGAATGATGAGAGCG contains:
- a CDS encoding phospholipase D-like domain-containing protein, coding for MRRLAWGLLSNLILAAAVPAADTVVQTCFTPQTRCSALIIREVDRAKTELLIAVYAFTSQELADAVVRAKRRGVNVQVVIDREFDTANERSRGRFLESQRVAVRRVSGARSDGAEGEAGLMHQKFAIVDRSIVFTGSYNWTYAADRFNEENLLMFRNAGALAEEYRKAFTRLWEKKN